In the Staphylococcus sp. IVB6240 genome, one interval contains:
- a CDS encoding DMT family transporter codes for MNSKMKGIIAILISAIGFSFMAVFFRLAGDLPVFQKSLARNFVAMFIPLFFILKYKQPFFGKLSSQPLLITRSMLGLTGVLLNIYAIDHMVLSDADILMKLNPFWTILLSLIILKEHIARYQFVAMIVAIIGMLFVVQPEFSSDVLPAVIGLLSGIFAAGAYTTVRALSTREAPYTIVFYFSFFSVVALLPFVLFTYEPMTTMQMTYLVFAGLSAAVGQIGVTVAYSYAPAKDISIFTYASILFTALIGFILFGESPDFYAVIGYVIILTASYYMFEAARRSTSPKRQQSKS; via the coding sequence ATGAATTCAAAAATGAAAGGCATTATCGCTATTTTAATTTCTGCTATTGGTTTTAGCTTCATGGCAGTTTTTTTTCGTCTTGCTGGCGATTTGCCTGTCTTTCAAAAGTCATTGGCGAGAAATTTTGTTGCGATGTTTATCCCCTTGTTTTTCATCTTAAAATATAAACAACCCTTTTTTGGTAAGTTGAGTAGCCAGCCTTTATTAATCACTCGATCAATGCTTGGCTTAACAGGTGTTCTACTCAATATATATGCGATTGACCATATGGTATTGAGTGATGCGGATATTTTGATGAAACTCAATCCATTTTGGACCATTCTATTAAGTTTGATTATTTTAAAAGAACATATTGCACGCTATCAATTTGTCGCAATGATTGTTGCGATTATTGGAATGCTCTTTGTTGTTCAACCAGAGTTCTCATCCGATGTATTACCTGCTGTAATCGGATTGTTATCTGGTATTTTTGCTGCTGGCGCTTATACAACAGTCCGTGCCCTGAGCACACGAGAAGCACCATACACAATTGTATTTTACTTCTCATTCTTTTCAGTTGTCGCACTATTACCATTTGTACTATTCACATATGAGCCTATGACTACGATGCAGATGACTTATTTAGTTTTTGCAGGATTATCGGCTGCTGTCGGACAAATCGGCGTCACTGTTGCTTATAGTTATGCACCTGCCAAAGATATTTCTATTTTTACGTACGCATCAATTTTATTTACTGCCCTTATTGGGTTTATCCTATTTGGAGAATCACCTGACTTCTATGCAGTGATTGGCTACGTGATTATTCTGACAGCAAGTTATTATATGTTTGAAGCTGCACGTCGCTCAACATCACCAAAACGACAACAATCTAAATCATAA
- the nrdI gene encoding class Ib ribonucleoside-diphosphate reductase assembly flavoprotein NrdI, giving the protein MKIVYYSFTGNVRRFLKRTELNNLYEITEENASEKVSEPFILVTGTIGFGEVPAPVDQFLKENHSMLRGVAGSGNRNWGNNFAKAGVTISETYQVPLLMKFELHGTLKDTIEFKEKVVNFDESYGREALQSY; this is encoded by the coding sequence ATGAAAATTGTTTATTATTCTTTTACAGGGAATGTGAGACGATTTCTCAAGCGTACAGAATTAAATAATTTGTATGAAATTACAGAAGAAAATGCCTCTGAGAAAGTTTCAGAGCCATTTATTTTAGTTACAGGGACAATTGGTTTTGGAGAAGTGCCAGCACCTGTTGACCAATTTTTAAAAGAAAACCATAGCATGCTGAGAGGTGTTGCTGGCAGTGGTAATCGAAATTGGGGCAATAACTTTGCTAAAGCGGGCGTGACTATTTCAGAAACATATCAGGTTCCTTTGCTGATGAAGTTTGAATTGCATGGTACTTTAAAAGATACTATTGAGTTTAAAGAGAAGGTGGTTAATTTTGATGAAAGCTATGGAAGAGAAGCACTACAATCATATTGA